The genomic interval CAATGGTGTAATTTCTGACATGGCCCATGTGTAGTCGGCCACTGGGATATGGAAGCATGGACAGGCAATAGTATTTTTCTTTATTGGCATCCATGACAGCTTTAAAGACTTCATTTTCTTCCCAAAGGGATTGAACCTTGGCTTCGATAGCCTTGGGTAAATAACTGGCTTCCATATTGGTGTAGGACTCTCTTTAAACGAAACTGGATAGAAAAATGCTGCACAGGGTACAGTGAGGGACGGATTTTAGCGGAGTTATGGCTGCTCTGAAACAGCTCCACCGCAGTTTTGTCATAACACTGAAAAATGCTGCAAAATTTAGAACCTGAGCTATAGTCATATTACAGACAATAGTTGATGTGATTGAGAGATGTCGGAAAAAACCACCAAGACCAAGTGGACAGAGAACGAGTTGTCTCTGGCTGAAATTTCCCCGGTGTTGGACTTTACCCTTGCGGATGCCCTTATGAGTGATGTCATGCGAACAGGAGAGGCACAAAAAGAGCTGGACTGGATGGACCAGATGTATCGTCTGCGGGATCACTCCGGGCTTTTTCATGCCGGAGAACTGGCTCCGGCGGCGATATTATATTGTGAAATATGTGGTGAGCCGCACCCCATCTTTGTTGCTCAAAAACTACGGCCGTGCTCTAGCTGTGGCCACACTATCTTCCTGTACCAGGACAACCAGAAACACTAGTCGCAGAATTTATAACGACTCAGCGGTATGATTGTCCCTGCGTTTGAAAAACCAACCTGACAGAACCTGGAATACCACGACGACCAGCCACAGGCTGATAATCCAGGTGTAACCAAATTTCATGTAGGGTGTCTGCCCCGTCACCGGTTTGAGTTCGTGCGTAAGGGCTGTACGAACATATTTCGGTGCGCTGGTCAGAATTTTGCCATGATGATCGACGATGGCACTGATTCCGTCCTGAGTGGCCCGCACCATGGGACGTTGCATTTCCATCGCACGCATACGAACAATCTGCAGATGCTGATAGGGACCGAGAGAGTCGCCAAACCAGGCATCATTACTGACAATGACCATTAAATTACTGACTTCGGCGGTGTTCATGACCAATCCGGGGTAGGTAATTTCAGAGCAAATGATTTGCCCGAGCTGTAAAGCACCCATTTTAAGAGTCGCTGTCTTGTTATGTCCTGGTGTTAGCGAAGACATGGGGATATCCAGAATTCTCAGCACGCCGCGCAGTGCGTGCGAAAAGGGAATATATTCTCCGAAAGGCACCAGCTTGGTCTTGTTGTATTGACCACTGGCCAGTCCCAGTCCTACAACACTGTTATAAAAGACTGGCTCGTCGTTATTTATGTCGTCGGCAATCAGCCCGGCGATAATTCCGGTTTGGCTGGATGTACCAAGTTGATCAAGTTCGGCGAGCATATCACCTGCCTGGGATAGCAGACGGGTAATTGCCGACTCCGGCCAGACAATCAGGTCTGCATCGAGATGTTTTTCTGTCATCTCCCAATACGTCCGATAGTTGTAGTTCTGCTGATCGCTGTTCCATTTAGTGCGTTGATCGATATTTCCCTGGAGTGCGACAACCTTGACAGGCTGATCAATGACCTGAACCCAGGTTTTGCCATTGAGTGCATAGCCTCCTGCCAGAACAGTGATGGTTAGCATGAGTAGAGCGATCAGTTGTTTTTGGTGCTGGTGAACAGTGAGAGCTGCACACCAGATGGCAAAGGCCGTGGCAAGGCTGGATAGCCCAAAGACGCCAATGACAGGGGCGTAACCTGCCAGCCAGGTATCCGTCATACTGTATCCGGAGTATAGCCAGGGCAATCCTGTCAGGAACCACGCGCGCAACCATTCAAAGACGACCCACAGAGCTACAAACAATAACGCATCTTGGTTCACTCGGTGTGCTCTAAGGTGTTTAAATGCCCATATCTGGCACCAGAACAAAAACGCCAGCGCCATACAAAAAAGCAACGTCATCAATGCCGCAGCCGGAACCGCTGTGCCTACCGTGCGAATACTTTCATACACCCAACTGAAGCCAACACCAAAAAAGCCAAAGCCGTAAAGCCATCCACTCCAGGGACTGAAAGACGGGTTTCTAAGAACCAGGAAGCCCAGCCATGCCTGACTTAATAACCCGAGCGGCCATAACTGAAGAGGTGCCATAGATAATGGAAACAGGGCTCCAGCCACCAATGCCGATGTATTGATAAACCAAGCCTGATCCAACCAGGACTTAACTGAACTCATAATTGATACAACTCAATAATCTGTGCAAAGTCTTTATTCTCGATTGATGTGTGCCCAAGAATCAATCAGAACGCCCAAAAATAAATCACAGTGTTGCTATTTTGATCGCCATCTGGCCCATAGAATCTGGTCTGTGAGGGGTTGGCATTTGTTTTGCTAGTACTTATGAAAGTTTTAAGTCTCCAGGTAGAAGCTAAATCTGCTGCGGGTTTTGCTTGTGCTGTGTCTGCGGCCTCAATATTGAGGCCTTTTTTTTGGATTTGCTGTTTATCCCCAAGTCGAGGCAAAATGCGCGCCTTCACCTAGAGGGGTATTAATGAATAAATTTGACTCAATCCGACCATATTGTGATGCAGACCTGCAAGAAGTCTTAGCCAAGTTTAAGCACAATCCTGAGCTGATTGATATTATTGTGACTTATCGCTTCGCCCATTGGCATCGGCTGGCCCGTCCCTTTTTGAAAATTCTGACCCGTTGGGTCATCAGTCATCATCTTTCCAAAGTTAAAACGGTTCGCGAGTTTCAGCTGTTGATTGAGCCCTATATGCAGCAAATGATCGATACTACCACTTCGAAGTTTACAACTTCCGGATTGGATGGCATCGACCTGAGTAAACCGTGTTTGTTTATCAGTAACCATCGTG from Gynuella sunshinyii YC6258 carries:
- a CDS encoding zinc ribbon-containing protein, coding for MSEKTTKTKWTENELSLAEISPVLDFTLADALMSDVMRTGEAQKELDWMDQMYRLRDHSGLFHAGELAPAAILYCEICGEPHPIFVAQKLRPCSSCGHTIFLYQDNQKH
- the lnt gene encoding apolipoprotein N-acyltransferase — protein: MSSVKSWLDQAWFINTSALVAGALFPLSMAPLQLWPLGLLSQAWLGFLVLRNPSFSPWSGWLYGFGFFGVGFSWVYESIRTVGTAVPAAALMTLLFCMALAFLFWCQIWAFKHLRAHRVNQDALLFVALWVVFEWLRAWFLTGLPWLYSGYSMTDTWLAGYAPVIGVFGLSSLATAFAIWCAALTVHQHQKQLIALLMLTITVLAGGYALNGKTWVQVIDQPVKVVALQGNIDQRTKWNSDQQNYNYRTYWEMTEKHLDADLIVWPESAITRLLSQAGDMLAELDQLGTSSQTGIIAGLIADDINNDEPVFYNSVVGLGLASGQYNKTKLVPFGEYIPFSHALRGVLRILDIPMSSLTPGHNKTATLKMGALQLGQIICSEITYPGLVMNTAEVSNLMVIVSNDAWFGDSLGPYQHLQIVRMRAMEMQRPMVRATQDGISAIVDHHGKILTSAPKYVRTALTHELKPVTGQTPYMKFGYTWIISLWLVVVVFQVLSGWFFKRRDNHTAESL